In Lacibacter sp. H375, one DNA window encodes the following:
- a CDS encoding AraC family transcriptional regulator, which produces MKIVQFTIPVAGDSSIVVQHEVLPQFYVHLHRHQEIQITWIKEGTGTLIAGNYMQPFLPGDIYILGANQPHLFKSDPVYFDKRKKKKVEALSLFFNPAQFYETVLALPETKPIRRFIEQTNSGLKISAATSKKISVEMQHVQQAKQAYRLSYFIQLLQTLSNSKGNRVLSSASTIYSISDTEGLRMNDVYRYTMEHYTEHISLEQIAAVAHLTVQAFCRYFKKHTRKTYISFLNEIRINEACKKMTINAEVAISSVAYECGFSSAVSFNRVFKQVTGVSPSRYLADYREQVN; this is translated from the coding sequence ATGAAGATTGTACAGTTTACCATACCTGTGGCAGGTGACAGTTCCATTGTGGTGCAGCACGAAGTGTTGCCGCAGTTTTATGTACACCTTCATAGGCACCAGGAAATTCAGATCACCTGGATAAAAGAAGGAACAGGCACATTGATCGCCGGTAATTACATGCAGCCATTCTTACCCGGTGATATTTATATACTCGGTGCCAATCAGCCACATCTTTTTAAAAGCGATCCTGTTTACTTTGATAAACGCAAGAAGAAAAAAGTAGAAGCACTGTCACTTTTCTTTAATCCTGCACAATTTTATGAAACAGTACTTGCATTACCGGAAACAAAACCGATCCGTCGATTCATTGAACAGACAAACTCCGGGTTAAAAATTTCTGCTGCAACAAGCAAAAAGATTTCTGTTGAAATGCAGCATGTGCAACAGGCAAAACAAGCTTACCGACTTTCGTATTTTATTCAGCTGTTGCAAACACTCAGCAACAGCAAAGGAAATCGGGTTCTTTCATCGGCATCAACTATTTACAGCATTTCTGATACTGAAGGTTTGCGTATGAATGATGTGTATCGTTATACCATGGAACATTATACCGAGCACATAAGTCTTGAACAGATCGCTGCCGTGGCACACTTAACGGTGCAGGCATTTTGTCGCTACTTTAAAAAACACACCCGCAAAACCTATATCAGTTTCCTGAACGAAATACGCATTAACGAAGCCTGCAAAAAAATGACGATCAATGCAGAAGTTGCTATTTCTTCAGTTGCATATGAATGTGGCTTCAGCAGTGCGGTAAGTTTTAACCGGGTGTTTAAGCAGGTAACCGGCGTTTCGCCTTCCCGTTATTTAGCCGATTACCGGGAGCAGGTAAACTGA
- a CDS encoding sterol desaturase family protein — protein sequence METYGKILLIAMPAFLLLVIAEAYYGVWKGKQTVRNLDMISSLSSGITNVTKDVLGLSIAIIGYGWLADKLAIVHIENTILTYIIAFMALDFAGYWVHRLDHEYNFFWNAHIIHHSSEDFNLACALRQSISVVFRLFTIFLLPAALLGVPTMVIAVVAPLHLFAQFWYHTQHINKMGFLEKIIVTPSHHRVHHAINPEYLDKNYGQIFIFWDKWFGTFQEELPDKKPVYGITRPVQTWNPIKINFMHLGLLIKDAWLTKSWNDKFRIWMMPTGWRPADVAEKYPVHKINDVYNMQKYDTKASPSLHVWSWVQITMTLLFISYLFGNIASINALNAYYIYIYGLFIFLGVYAYTDLMDRNKYAIIWEVIKNSLGIAIIVQTGDWFGAASLSPVIKYVIAAYFLLSTMVTLWFVMKHAKEDQQVMLVA from the coding sequence ATGGAAACCTACGGTAAAATTTTACTCATTGCCATGCCGGCTTTTTTATTGCTGGTAATTGCTGAAGCCTATTATGGTGTTTGGAAAGGAAAACAAACTGTCCGCAACCTTGATATGATCTCCAGTCTCAGCAGCGGCATTACAAATGTTACAAAAGATGTATTGGGTTTAAGTATTGCCATTATCGGTTATGGTTGGCTGGCTGATAAATTAGCCATTGTGCATATTGAGAATACAATCCTCACTTACATCATCGCATTTATGGCGCTCGATTTTGCGGGCTATTGGGTGCATCGCCTCGATCATGAATATAATTTTTTCTGGAACGCTCATATCATTCATCACAGCAGTGAAGATTTTAATCTGGCCTGTGCATTACGACAAAGCATTTCTGTTGTATTCCGTCTCTTCACTATCTTTTTATTACCGGCAGCGTTGCTGGGTGTACCAACAATGGTGATCGCTGTTGTTGCTCCTCTTCATTTGTTCGCACAGTTCTGGTATCATACACAACATATCAATAAGATGGGATTTTTGGAGAAGATCATTGTTACTCCTTCACACCATCGTGTTCATCATGCCATCAATCCCGAATATTTAGATAAGAACTATGGACAGATCTTTATTTTCTGGGATAAATGGTTTGGTACTTTCCAGGAAGAACTGCCTGATAAAAAGCCTGTTTACGGTATTACAAGACCGGTGCAAACATGGAACCCCATCAAAATAAATTTCATGCACCTCGGTTTATTGATCAAAGATGCATGGCTCACAAAAAGCTGGAACGATAAATTCCGCATCTGGATGATGCCAACCGGTTGGCGGCCTGCAGATGTTGCGGAGAAATATCCTGTGCATAAGATCAACGACGTTTATAACATGCAGAAGTATGATACCAAAGCTTCACCTTCATTACATGTGTGGAGTTGGGTGCAGATAACTATGACATTATTGTTTATCAGTTATCTCTTTGGCAATATTGCCTCCATCAACGCATTGAACGCTTATTATATTTATATCTACGGCCTGTTCATCTTCCTGGGCGTATATGCTTATACTGATCTGATGGATCGTAATAAATATGCAATTATTTGGGAAGTAATCAAGAACAGCTTAGGCATCGCAATTATTGTACAAACCGGAGATTGGTTTGGTGCAGCCTCACTTAGTCCTGTTATTAAATATGTCATTGCCGCTTACTTTTTACTTTCTACAATGGTTACGCTGTGGTTTGTGATGAAGCATGCAAAGGAAGATCAGCAGGTGATGCTGGTGGCGTGA
- a CDS encoding RNA polymerase sigma factor: MNLSTIIPSADLLVQQCLNGEASAYRALYDRYSKAMYNTALRILNRTDDAEDILQEAFTDAFQQLRSFEGRSTFGAWLRQIVVYKSIAHLKKQKLHVNGLETDAENIADETVLEEDEVWYTVDSIKQAMQKLPDGYRTVLTLHLIEGFEQEEVAEMMKVAHSTVRTQYMRAKQKLLQLLKQEVYEQ; this comes from the coding sequence TTGAACCTGTCAACAATCATCCCATCAGCAGACTTATTGGTGCAGCAATGCCTCAACGGAGAAGCTTCGGCATACAGGGCCCTGTATGACCGTTACTCAAAGGCCATGTACAATACAGCGCTGCGGATCTTAAACAGAACGGACGATGCAGAAGATATTCTGCAGGAAGCATTCACCGATGCATTTCAGCAACTCCGTTCGTTTGAAGGCAGATCAACATTCGGTGCATGGTTACGACAGATCGTGGTGTATAAAAGCATTGCACATCTCAAAAAACAAAAACTGCATGTGAATGGGTTGGAAACTGATGCAGAAAATATTGCAGATGAAACGGTGCTGGAAGAAGATGAAGTGTGGTACACGGTTGACAGTATTAAACAAGCCATGCAAAAATTACCAGATGGTTACCGCACTGTATTAACGCTTCATTTGATTGAAGGTTTCGAACAGGAAGAAGTAGCGGAGATGATGAAGGTGGCACATTCAACTGTTCGCACACAATACATGCGGGCAAAACAAAAATTATTACAGCTGTTAAAACAAGAAGTATATGAGCAGTAA